The Corylus avellana chromosome ca11, CavTom2PMs-1.0 genome contains the following window.
gatgaatagtatgGGAGAATGTGATGtaatttaacaaacaaggtcGAAGTATGTGAATGCAGGCccatttatatgtatttttatattcTCTATCTTCAAAGTAATAGAAGTAATTGAGGCTGCAACAGTTCTTATGAAGGCTTGCTCGGTAACTTGGGGAACCAATATCCTTGATGATTTAGCTTTTGATAACAAGTTACTTGCTAAGTGTTAAAGCTATACCTCATGTGCTTCTCATGACATCTCTTTTTAAGGTGCCCAGTTGACACCTGGAATAAATAATTAAGGCCTGTGTATTAGACAATTACTACACAactatttatcattttttggccaaaaaaattaGGAAACGCTATCTAAGACCATCTCCAAACAAATGTTGTATAAAAAGGATtataaaactcttaaaaatgTATGACATCAAATAGTTGAACTCTCCGTTAAGAAAACATCTCAAAAAGACTATATGTGGCCCATTGGACTAAAGCCAAATCCAGTACCAACCTAATTGATATAATCACAATTTCgcatttcaaatcacaattcaccACCACAAAACACTATGCcgtaagaaaaaagaaaaaaaataaggtccCCGCCGCTATGTGAGAACCCAACCAAACCCATTTCACATTTTGCTAATTTGCCTGAAGAAGGCCCGTTGAAACATGGGCTTAAGCGTGGCAACCCAAGAATGTGATTACCCAACCAAACCCATCCATTTCCAATCCGGGTAAGCtccaattttcatttaaatgaCCAACATACCCTCACGAGACTCTCCAGTCCACCGCCGATTTTAGCGTGGCGATGGTTAAGAATTGTAGAAAACTGGAGGAAGTTATATAGTATGTTTTATATGTTTAACATCGTTTATAATATCATGTCATCtaaattttattgtattttatttttgtctgaTTTTGCTCAGCATAAGTAAGCTAGGAAGCGTTTGGACCTATCTGGGCCCAAATTTAGGCCGGGGCGTTGAGCTATAGTTTGACCCTGGGCAGATCCAGGAACCGCTGGAAATAGAaatattataaagaaataatacttTTATTTGTATACTCGACAGGCGAGTGTAATTAATTGTTATTAGccataatataataaaaaataaatataaataaataaaaaatccaagatCCCAACCAATCACTTTAAGCAGTAAGGAATGAACTATCAAGTCAGATAAACTAACATCCTCAAATTATTGTGTACACAGTttctaaataaataacattGATGCTTTCAAACATATTGTTGATAGCCTCACATATTTTTGCTGTTATGCCTTGCTACAGCTCACTTTTGCAAATTATAgctgtatgtttttttttcccccacaaaattcatataattaattatctcacTTTATAATTTGAAAGTATATAAACAATTTAATGGCACATTTtggcaacaattttttttttttttttttaccaaaggAACAAACAAGAATAAAATTGGGACACCAAATTCTTTGTGCGGAGGAAGAGGTAGCGTAAGTGTAAGGAGTTATAATTTAATGGTGattagagagaaaaatggataaaataagGCTTGAAAATTCGTAGGTAGTAGTAATCCACATGCAGCCCTGCATGCGCATGGGTCCGATGGTCCCCAAATTCTCCACTGAATTTAGCGTGGCAATGGTTAAGAATTTGGAAGTCATGGTCGACCTTCTTCATCTTGTAGGCTTCCATATCTTTCATATCGGAAGCGAATTGAATTGGATGAAGCCAGTGAAACAAGCCCTTCCTTACCCGGCCGTATTGTCTGACTTTAATTTAGCCTACAAGAATTTCTTCATTTGGCACCGTGGTGATAGATCGTCATTATGGACTTTCTTCATCTTATATCTCAAACTTCTTCCCAAAACCTCCCATTCCAATTTGAAAGAATCACAAGCCGTACTTTAGTCGATTCTGCAAATTGATAGAAGCAATGTATaagccaaaataataataataataataataaactgaACCATCAAACTAAAATCCACACAATGTTGAATAGCAACTTATTTTAGATACTAAAACGTCCAATAGAGAACCAAAacattgaaccaaaaaaaaaaaaaactaaatggaaactaaaagtataaaaagggctaagaaaattttagagaaattagATTTTTTGGTGCTCAATAATATGaaatgtaaaaattattttttccatctAAATTATTGGCAATGAGATTGATAAAGTAGGTACAAGATTGACAAAGCAGGTACAAGATCAGTGACATAGTAAGTTGCAGGAATTGCTCATGTAAAATGAAACGAGACTCCCTTAAATTCAACTTGTGGATTCCAGTCGGTTAGGGGTTGGGGAAATAATTATATATGGTAATGCAATAGGACAAGATGTGCAAAGCTGGTATGAACCTTGTGAATTCTGGAGTAGATTCGTACATCGGtagttctcttttttcttcgcCATTCATCGCCGTCCTCCATCCGGCAGAGGTTATAGATGGAAGCAGTTGTTTGGAtatgctcttatatatatacatgactaCGGAACACACATCTCACATGACGGCATGACCACCAGGCACCAACCCTACACACATCTCACATGACGGTATCACCACTACGGAACAGTGGAACACACACATCTCACATATATCTTATACATACGGAACACACATATAAGATATGTTGCAGCAGCCATATTTTATATGAAggctaatttatatatattgctcGTAACTAAAGGTGTCTATTAATTAGTTTCAGTCTTTTTATTTTCGGGTCTTCCcatttttgtaatatataatTCTTATTGAAGTAAAAAACATCTTTGTGtaggttttcaattttattctaGCTATTTACTGCTTAAAGTCGACTTTGTATATATTATGAACCTGAAAATATGTGAAGTGTTTGATAATTAAGGGTCGTGTATTAGACAATTACTACACAACTATGTATcattttttggccaaaaaattAGGAAACGCTATCTATGACCACCTCCAAACAAATATTGTATAAAAAAGATTATATAACTCTTAAAAATGTATGACATCAAATAGTCTAACTCTCCGTTTAAGAAAACATCTAAAAAAGACTATATGTGGCCCATTGGACTAAAGCCCAATCCAGTACCAACCTATTtgataaaatcacaattttgcatttcaaatcacaattcaccTCCAAAAACACTATGCAGTCTATGctgtaagaaaaaagaaaaaagaaaaaagaaaaaaaataaggtccCCGCCGCTATGTGATGATCCAACCCATTTCACATTTTGCTAATTTGCCTGAAGAAGTAGGCCCGTTAAAACATGGGCTTAAGCGTGGCGACCCAAGAATGTGATTACCCAACCAAACCCATCTGTTTCCGATCTGGGCAAGCtccaattttcatttaaatgaCCAACTTACCCTCACGAGACTCTCCACCGCCGAGTTTTAGTGTGGCGATGGTTAAGAATTGTAGAAAACTGGAGGAAGTTATAGTTATGtttatgtttaagaaaaaaggttaattcttacccaaaaaaaaggttaaaagtgTAGTCTATAACTCTTTTTTGGTCTCAACTTGCAAAAAGGAGATAATCTAAACCATCGCTGTTAAGGGTGACTCAACCACCCCGGTTTGGCCTTGAGTTGTTCGGCACTCCCATTTTGAAAGTTGGAGTAGTTTGGCTCCCTTAAATACCatttatgatacaaaataaaactgaaaaaataaaaaataaaattattaaaccacAATAGAGTAAAAAGTTtaacctaaaaataaataaaaaatatactttaagaATGTAAATTATGTTTGTATTATAAAGGTGTTTaagaaatttgattacaatatgatttcattcacCCGTGCATTACActgtaccaaacaaaaaaaaaatacatattcaaTGTTACAAGGAGTaaaaatagctattccattcTACGAAACAAACTATGTCTTAATTTAAGAAATCCCTCATCGGATCGTCATGGTGGACCTTCTTCATCCTGTAAGCTTCCATATCTTCCAGGGTAACCTACAGTCAATCAAAATGATGGTGAGAAATTCCACAAGAAAGCCACACACAATCTAGTAATCtaccttttttttcccccaaaaaataaaaaataaaaatctacaCTTTTAAAAAATCCTACCTCGTCATTATATCTGACGTTATACTTCCTTTTTCTatcatctttctcttctcttctcctttcaTCCTCCTGTCCAAACCAAAACGAATTTTAGTTAATGATAATGTATGTGCAAAACAATGTCAACTAACTAATCTAGCAACAAATTTAGATGGCATAAACAAAATATCTCTGCAACTTACTATTGCTTCGAATTGGTTATCGAAGTCCACTACTTGAAAAAACCAACTCAAAGTTTTAACTTGAGCCTAGAGAAGTTATAAACACCACTTCTAATGGCAAAATCCTAATGTGAATTAAATTATGAAAGAAGTAGATATATtaagaacaagaagaaagacAACTAATATAATAAAGCTCACCTTTTTAAGTGCCTCAGCAAGTAACTTGTCATCCAAAACCAGATCATCAGGGACATCAGTTCCCCAAGAAGCTAGCCTTTTGGCCTCCACTGGCGGAGGCAACTCTGTATTCAGGTTCATAATACAATGTCAACTTTAAGCAgtaatacaaaaaattgaaagccaACACAAAGAtgctttttatttcaataagaatATTACAAAAATGGGAAGACCCGAAAATAAGAAGACTGAAACTATACACACCTTCAGTAGCTTCCTTACGAGCAATATTAGCCTTCATAAGATCTGTTGCAGCCTCAGCAGCTTCTATTCCGGCGGCACCAGTGCAATAGCTATTTCGGATCATCTGCTTGCAGCACTTGTAGCCCCACTGATGATCCTTCCACCACGAACCCCAAACATATGTGTGGTTGTTAATGTATACATCTTCTTCATATTTGCTTCTTGGAAGTGCCTTCTCCTGTACATAGAATAAGGCAGACTAtttaagcaaacaaaaaaataaaacatgaaagATTGACTTTCTTCTGTAATGATTGTAATTGAGCATTTGTAGTCTCATGCACAAAATAAGAATTACAAGACTGACAATGCTAAAGAAAATTATTCATGCAGAACAATGAAGACTTGACATATCAAAGAGCACAGACCAAACTTTTGCCCCAAAAGATTCAGACATCTTGCAGACAATAATCAAGACGTTTCAAAATCTACACAAATCAACACAGTCCAGAGCACATGCTTCTTCTTTGCAAGCATCATTTGCTCATCAAAAGTTGAATTGCAAAATTAAGAGAGTAATAAGAATTAAGAGTAGACCATTACTAGAAATCATACCTGCCCCTTTATTATCCTTCCAGCACGATCATATTCAACTTGTCTTTCACTTTGTCCGAGTAGAAGCTCCATTGGAAGTTCTTCTTCAGCAGCTGCATTGCCATACTTCTCCAAGATGGTGTCCTTTGTTTGGAATTTCAATTTCTCCTTGATGACCTTATAATTCTTATAAAGCAACTCGGCTTGGGACGGAGCTGCTTGCATGTGAATGTCTTGTCCCTTGTCAAATGCTTCCCAAGAATGGATGTTAAGTTGCTTGAACTCCAAAGCTTCACCACTATCTCTATGTTGATTATCTCCctataatataaaaattcaaaaaaccaaagtgagatcaatatataatataactttGCAGCTgcaccttaaaaaaaatcataatgttagaatatttaattaaatgattaagttttttggtaatttaacataatacaATATCTAATCTTCAAGGGCACCTACCCCATAGAACTTCTCATTAGGATCTGCATCTGGCATAGGATCTTCACGCATGGACCGGGTTTTGGGATCGTAATGTGCAGAGTTGACATCAAGATTTAAAAGATATTTTGCCGTGTCCTCCCGAATACGCAAGTTCCTGCAAAATGTATACTTAAGTAATGACTATGTATAACATCCAACACACAAGTGGGAATATATTTCCACATAGTTGTATACAGGGCCAGCAAACACAACCAACTATattccaaaaagaaaacattcaATTTTCCTCTTTCATTGGAGTGATATTAGAAGGGAACCCTCACCTCACAGTTCCGGTGCTTCCACCACCTGTTGTACGTACACGCTTTTCAACCTTTGCAAAATCCATTTGTTTGCTCTCGTCAACCTTGGCTTCATCTACCCTtagaccatcttcttcttcatcctcaTCACTTACCCCAGCCTCATCATTTTGGTTATTGTTTTTCTCCTCAAGTTTCTTAAGCTGTTGGTCTTTCAGGTATTTCCTTCGAGCTTCATCTCTTGCTTCATATCTCTCAATGACATAGGCATAGGTGGATGCATCATAGCCATTCCACCGGTCCCGTTTTCCATCATAGTCAAGCTCAAATGTCTCTATCTTTTCATCAGGTGCAATGTGTTTGTTCGTCCATTTTGCTCCCACTTTCCGGGGTCTATCCATGCATGACTTTGAATCGTGTGTCATAGCTCCACAGCTGTTAAAAAGcatttataaattattacaCTGCACATGCAATAAAGACAAGAACTAACATAGGCTTCTTTTTGGTTGGTAAGAAGAGAAGGCCATACACAAGCCAACCACCCAAGTTTTTGGCATTACCACCAATGGACTTTTGGATGAATTGCTAGACTAGGTTGTATTTAGCCATTTGATTGCCAGATAGAGTTTGGGAGGAGTACTGACACTcaggtggagagagagagatcactCACTTTTCACATGCACCCTTCCTGTATTTGTCAGCCTGGTAAATCTTTGCACCTCTGTCATACCACGATTTTGTGTAATTCGGATCTGATTTCCACTTCCTTTGATGTTTTAAACTCTGAAagatgatgtaaaaaataaagaacatttcaatttttacaagCTCTACATGCTGGTCTAGACAataaaggagaagagaagaaatctaCTTACAGGTCTCTCAGCATTGAGATACCAAGGTGCAGATGACATATACTGGGGAATATGAGGGTTGATCTCTTTTCCATCCTCGTCAACCTCAGCAGGAGCAAGCCCAGCTTTACGTGCTTCTTCCAACTCAATTTGCTTTCTATGGTCCTCCCTAGACTTAAATGCAACTGCAAGCCCCACCAAAATAAATATTGTGGATGATTTAATATGTTTACGTTACGGTGCTTTGCAAAACCACAAATTGGATCAAGTACCAGGAATTTGACAAATTAGTGTTACAACCAACAACATTATTTACCATGACTCCAAAGAAGAAATCCAATTTATAACAATTCATATCCACACTAAACATCTTACTCAACAGCTATAACAGTAATGCGATATCAAAATTTCCAAAGTAAATAACATCACCAAATAAGCCACTATCAGCACAAGAAACCTGTCTTGTAATTTTCATATGCTGCAtgcttttctctttcaaatCATCATATTACTTCGAACATAGACTTATTTTAGAAAACCACGTGAaatccccaaatttcaaaattaaaatctgAACAACCCTGAAAGTGCAAAATTATGTACGAAATAGCAAAATTACCAAATTCCAACCCAGAAACACAACAAAATGATTCGTTACAATcaattataagaaattatagaaACAAATGTTCCAATTgatccaaaaaaatttcaaaattgaagTATAAACTAGAGAATACAATAAAATTTGGTTCATATGAGAGAACGAGAAATAGCGGGAAGCGAAAACTACAAGTACCTGAAGCGGTCGCCATCCCAAGCTAGAAACGACAGAGACCTACGATCACAGGAAGATCACACGAAGACTCCGAAATCAGAAACCCtaggagagagtgagagggagagaacggacttgagggAATTTTGGTGCTTTATAGAGATTAGAGGGTAATAAAGACTTTTATCCTCTACTGTATGCCAGTGGTCCGATAACGCTGGGCGCGGGTCGGGGCGGGTTTTGTGGGTATTTGCCCACcccttaattatttattggTAATTATACGTACATATATAAAAACACAAGGACACAAACTGAAAACACACTACTAAAAGTCTAAAACCTCtatcctttttttgtttttgtttttgtttttttttttgtcaaaaccTCGGAAGAACAGAAACTCAAATCTAAAAACGCACCGTGCAAAGGTAAATTGCAAatacaggaagaaaaaaaaaccaggaaagtcaaaaaatttcacaaatccATTCTGGGTTGCCTCCCCAATTTAAGCTCGCGAGTCTGTTTTCCTAGTCCAACGCAGAGTAAagcaaaactctctctctctctctctcaaactttcacGTGGTAAACAGACACAGAGAAAtactttattttgttgcatgttttttaaaattttggatgacgtagtaaataaataaactactaaatttataaaatctaatTTAATCACCCTGTCAAAATAGTtggcattaaaattatatatatatatatatttcaatggaaaattatatttttatagcCAGGCATacatggacaaaaaaaaaaaaggtaagtatACCACCTACTTTTGCCTATaacattatattttttatacgACTTAAGTTAGGGTTGAGGAgtataacttatttaattaaaagagttgAGTTATGATTGATATGCATTATCTTAatgtctgtttgggattgcattgaAATGgcataaaagtatttttaatactcaaaaaatccgtttgagaaaaaaagtattaattttgtaaaaaaaattaaagcatttttaaggattcaaaaagcctaaaaatgaccaaaacgcacttttggcaaaagtttaaaaatgaagcttttactcaaaagctctttttgacttaaagcTCTATTTGTCTTAAAGGCTCTATTTGTCAAACGTAatttcaaacaagctcttagaACACTAGTAGTAGATGCTAtaggaaaaatcaaaagaaagttGCTGTTAATGCTCTTATAATTATATCTCTACACATGAATCAGATacttgacaatttttgacaacACCCATAAATCCAACACGAAATTGAACTAGTGAACGGAAAGAAAATGGTATATCCCATTAAGAGTAGGCTCTTTTCTGAATTATTctcacaattttaaatttatctccctccttttcttttcttttttgcaaacaaatgtaaaaaaaaaaaaaaaaaaaaaaaaatttagatgatTGACGTGAAAGATGTGGGTTTGGTAGTGATGCCAGATGTGTGTTTCACAATCATGTATAATGTtaaatattatctttttatttttttaaaatctttattaatgtgacttttaaaattactattaaattttaaataaattatacttgaattttgattcaatagtgattttaaaagccacatcaattttaggaggataaaaaaatggtacctaacattactcttcacACACCTTACTTATTTCTACCGGATTTCTACAGCCACATAGGCAACCCCGAATTTCTACCGGATAGTTCCCCAAcgcctagcattactctattggAACTGACAAGTCGGATTTAAGGGAGTCTCGGTTTAttttgatgctttttttttttttttttttgacttataCAATTGATTCTATCAATAGACAGAATCGACCAAATTGCAGTTTGCAATTCTTCCAAATTAGAATGGGAGGTTTTGGGAAGAAGTTGAGaatatgttcaattttttttaagatattctTAGACGGTAGAGGCTTTATACCTACCGTCTGCCTCTCTTCGAAAAGTGGTAATTTTGATGGACTGTGGGTTAAAGTGGAGGCCATAGAAGCATACAATGATCACGATGATCCAATGAGGAAGTTCTTACACTAAGTTCAAATGCGCCATAAAATTCATGATGTCCAAGAGCCTTGATGTGCTTTGTTTTTGGTACTTTAAGCTGATCCACTTGGTGGAATTTTTGTaacaagcctttttttttttataagaatgatggtgtatgttaaattaaatcttttttattgatgatatataCAACATCATCTGGAAGTTGCAGCTGCAACTCTCAGTGATCATGACGGAAATATCATTGCCGTTGTGTCCAAAAAACTACCCTTGCTTGAGGTTAATGCCGGTGAAGCTCAGACTGTTTTGTTGGCAGTTCAATTTGCTTCCTCTTTTGGTTGCCATTCTCTTTGTCTTGAGGGTGATTCCCTCACTGTGATCCTAGCCATCAACAAGGTTTCACTTTTTACTGATTGGTGTTTATTGGTGTTTTGCTCCAATCATTGGAAATATCCACTCGCAGTTCCATGGTTTTTCACTTGGACCACAGTGAAGACCTCCTGTAGTGCTAACTTTATAACACATCAGCTTGTTAAATGGGTTGTTTCTAACCGTATATTTAGAAGCATTCTTatatcttgttcttttttttcttcggtTAGGATCAACTGTGGGAAAGACCCACCTTTATAATTCCCCTTTTTCCCCTCTCCCgctttaattaaaacaaaaaaaaaaaaacgt
Protein-coding sequences here:
- the LOC132166496 gene encoding pre-mRNA-splicing factor SLU7-A, giving the protein MATASVAFKSREDHRKQIELEEARKAGLAPAEVDEDGKEINPHIPQYMSSAPWYLNAERPSLKHQRKWKSDPNYTKSWYDRGAKIYQADKYRKGACENCGAMTHDSKSCMDRPRKVGAKWTNKHIAPDEKIETFELDYDGKRDRWNGYDASTYAYVIERYEARDEARRKYLKDQQLKKLEEKNNNQNDEAGVSDEDEEEDGLRVDEAKVDESKQMDFAKVEKRVRTTGGGSTGTVRNLRIREDTAKYLLNLDVNSAHYDPKTRSMREDPMPDADPNEKFYGGDNQHRDSGEALEFKQLNIHSWEAFDKGQDIHMQAAPSQAELLYKNYKVIKEKLKFQTKDTILEKYGNAAAEEELPMELLLGQSERQVEYDRAGRIIKGQEKALPRSKYEEDVYINNHTYVWGSWWKDHQWGYKCCKQMIRNSYCTGAAGIEAAEAATDLMKANIARKEATEELPPPVEAKRLASWGTDVPDDLVLDDKLLAEALKKEDERRREEKDDRKRKYNVRYNDEVTLEDMEAYRMKKVHHDDPMRDFLN